GAACAATGCACCAAGGAGCATAACCGCCACCATCACTTTGTCGTAGCCAATACGGTCACCAATTTTCCCCCATTGCCTTGTGAAGAGCAAATTGCCTAATCCTGTTGCCGAAAAGACGAGTCCAGCAAAAAAAGCATTGCTTTCAGGTCCATGAAGCTCAGTGACAAAAAGCGCTAGTAACGGCTGAATGCTAAAATTAGCGGCTTGAATGAGAAGTGAAACAAACATAATCATTAACAGGACTGGATGGGACACGACGTGTTTAATAACTTCTTTCGAAGATAAAGAGTTTTGTTTGCCTTCTTTTTTATCCTGCAAAATAAATTCTCTCACACCGAAAAAAACGACCATCGCCGTGAGAACCATGACAATTGCTGTAATAAAAAAGGTGTACCTAAAGCCTGTCAAATCGGCTAGTATTCCTCCGAACAACGGACCAAACAAAGCACCTGAGACGTTTCCAGTCTGCAGGGTTCCTAACACTTTTCCTGATATTTTCTTAGGCGTCTGTGCAGCGATTAAGGCCTGAGACGTGGAGATAAACCCAGTGAACACACCCATAAAAAGACGCAACGTGAACAATTGATACACATTATCGACCCATGTCATAAGGAGCACAGAACACCCCAGACCAATCGCAGATATAATAAGGATCTTCTTGCGACCGAATTTGTCGCCAAACCTCCCCCAAAGAGGAGAAAATAAAAAGGCGGTTACAAATGTCACGCCGAAAGACAACCCTGCCCATTTCTGAACATAGTCAGTACTGTATGACCCCATCGAATCTATAAACAGTGATAAAAATGGCAGCACCATTGTCATGCTGCTAGCAATTAAAAAGTTCGCTGCCCACATAATGACGACATTACGTTTTTGAGCTTCGATCTTTTGCACCTTCTTCAAATAAATATTTCGATTCCCTAAATATATTTTACACTATTTCTTGACTAAAGGGAAATTCGCGAAGTTTGTCACTTGTTCCTAACGCTTATAAGTCTAACCCTTTATGATTTTGCTTAAATGGAAAAAGCGAAGAACCAAAATCATTTGGTTTCCTCGCTTTATAAAGGGAACTTCCATGCAAGTAAAACTATTCATTCACCCAAAGCTCGATATCTCCTGAGCCAGTTGTGACCTTTAATGAGGACTCATTGTTGCCGATCGTTGC
This genomic interval from Aureibacillus halotolerans contains the following:
- a CDS encoding MFS transporter, whose amino-acid sequence is MQKIEAQKRNVVIMWAANFLIASSMTMVLPFLSLFIDSMGSYSTDYVQKWAGLSFGVTFVTAFLFSPLWGRFGDKFGRKKILIISAIGLGCSVLLMTWVDNVYQLFTLRLFMGVFTGFISTSQALIAAQTPKKISGKVLGTLQTGNVSGALFGPLFGGILADLTGFRYTFFITAIVMVLTAMVVFFGVREFILQDKKEGKQNSLSSKEVIKHVVSHPVLLMIMFVSLLIQAANFSIQPLLALFVTELHGPESNAFFAGLVFSATGLGNLLFTRQWGKIGDRIGYDKVMVAVMLLGALFFFPQGMATSIWQLIVLRILFGVAIGGFIPSRVAFIRQVSPFSVQGEVLGYNNSFRFLGNVIGPMMGGLMAGVYGISFVFYSMSGLFLVSAVLLLLSMAKQRRAHHQPATAQSRNV